The Acidobacteriota bacterium genome includes a region encoding these proteins:
- a CDS encoding rhomboid family intramembrane serine protease — protein sequence MPWITFGLMAACAAAFAVTELVPPVSEADVARAFGEAIRFYQQHPYLELPEEFATIVFEDVRERDREPLREVLKELGRQARERGTDIAAEQRRLEELCGKALELRRNHPLRRYGLRPARRSATAFVTHMFLHVGWLHLLGNMLILYFVGPFVEDRLGRPLFTALYLGAGLVAAAAHVATHPGSDVPLVGASGAIAGVMGAFMVRFTRMRVRFFYLFGLWARGTFWAPAWTMLGLWLGQQLFMASLTGAGSTDGVAYWAHVGGFAAGAAAAFAIKRFGIEERYVEPGIRRRIERTVHANPELELALAAEEAGRLDEAWDRLRRLAIRRPDDRDAALALWRLACARDRVPEAVPAMLRAIDRASREGETDVVREQWMELVRYIPEPPADPGLLLRVARALAEGGEGAAARAAIESALQAAEKGLTAPMAVKAARLSATLDPALAERAARLALRLPGLQPGDVDEVRRLLERLARERGVAPAR from the coding sequence GTGCCCTGGATCACGTTCGGTCTGATGGCGGCCTGCGCTGCGGCGTTCGCCGTCACCGAGCTGGTGCCGCCGGTGTCCGAAGCGGATGTCGCCCGGGCCTTCGGTGAGGCGATCCGCTTCTATCAGCAGCACCCCTACCTCGAGCTGCCGGAGGAGTTCGCAACCATCGTCTTCGAGGACGTTCGGGAGCGCGATCGGGAACCCCTTCGGGAAGTGCTGAAGGAGCTGGGGCGCCAGGCGAGGGAGCGGGGAACCGATATCGCCGCGGAGCAGCGCCGGCTCGAGGAACTCTGCGGCAAGGCGCTCGAGCTGCGGCGCAACCATCCGCTCCGTCGCTATGGGCTGCGGCCGGCGCGGCGCTCCGCCACCGCTTTCGTCACCCACATGTTCCTGCACGTCGGATGGCTGCATCTCCTGGGAAACATGCTCATCCTCTACTTCGTCGGTCCCTTCGTCGAGGACCGCCTGGGGCGGCCGCTTTTCACCGCCTTGTATCTCGGAGCGGGCCTCGTGGCTGCCGCGGCGCACGTGGCCACCCACCCGGGCTCCGATGTGCCCCTCGTGGGAGCTTCGGGTGCCATCGCCGGTGTGATGGGCGCTTTCATGGTCCGCTTCACCAGGATGCGGGTTCGCTTCTTTTACCTGTTCGGCCTGTGGGCCCGGGGCACCTTCTGGGCCCCGGCCTGGACGATGCTGGGACTCTGGCTGGGGCAGCAGCTCTTCATGGCGTCGCTGACGGGCGCCGGCTCGACGGACGGCGTCGCATACTGGGCACACGTCGGAGGGTTCGCGGCCGGCGCCGCGGCGGCCTTCGCGATCAAGCGTTTCGGCATCGAGGAGCGGTACGTCGAGCCCGGCATCCGGCGGCGGATCGAGCGGACCGTCCACGCCAACCCGGAGCTGGAGCTCGCGCTCGCCGCCGAAGAGGCCGGCCGTCTCGACGAGGCGTGGGACCGGCTGCGCCGGCTGGCGATCCGCCGGCCGGACGATCGCGATGCCGCCCTGGCGCTGTGGCGCCTGGCGTGCGCCCGGGACCGGGTTCCCGAAGCGGTTCCGGCGATGCTCCGCGCGATCGACCGGGCGTCTCGGGAAGGCGAGACCGACGTGGTGCGCGAGCAGTGGATGGAACTGGTGCGCTACATCCCCGAGCCTCCCGCGGATCCGGGATTGCTGCTCAGGGTGGCGCGCGCTCTGGCCGAAGGTGGAGAGGGCGCCGCGGCCCGCGCCGCCATCGAGTCGGCGCTCCAGGCGGCGGAAAAGGGGCTCACCGCGCCCATGGCCGTCAAGGCGGCGCGCCTGTCCGCCACGCTCGACCCGGCGCTCGCCGAGCGGGCCGCGCGGCTCGCCCTCCGGCTCCCGGGACTTCAGCCCGGCGACGTCGATGAGGTCCGGCGTCTGCTCGAGCGGCTCGCGCGCGAGCGCGGCGTGGCGCCCGCGCGCTGA